In Nilaparvata lugens isolate BPH chromosome 5, ASM1435652v1, whole genome shotgun sequence, the following proteins share a genomic window:
- the LOC111064246 gene encoding zinc finger protein 235 isoform X4: protein MDLLESSILGSPLAKQVDETVSNKGKGVEEEKEQTLNKHITLLDAYVKLYQIESLDRISRTVYREQSSNDDYEPSSAASESISSEGEENDVEMIEGEEDSVAHKTGVDKRHQCRVCSKRFLYSCRLKRHMLTHTKEKAEKRHQCTVCTKRFPHTGDLNVHMRSHTKEKPYECTVCTKKFSVTGHLKRHMLIHTNKSHQCTMCTKRFRCYYDMINHMRIHTNEKHHQCTVCTKRFIMSGDLTKHMRTHTKDKPYHCTVCNEKFSVSSNLRRHFKRIHAK, encoded by the exons GAGTCATCCATCCTTGGTTCTCCATTGGCTAAACAAGTGGATGAAACCGTATCAAACAAAGGCAAAGGtgtagaggaagagaaagaacaaACATTGAACAAAC ATATAACTTTACTCGACGCTTATGTCAAACTCTATCAAATAGAATCGCTCGATAGAATCTCCAGAACTGTTTACCGGGAACAGAGCTCAAATGATGATTAT GAGCCGTCATCAGCTGCTAGTGAAAGTATTTCAtctgaaggagaagaaaatgatgTTGAAATGATAGAAGGGGAGGAAGACAGTGTTGCACACAAAACTGGTGTTGACAAACGTCATCAGTGTAGAGTATGTTccaaaagattcttatattcGTGTCGTTTGAAAAGACATATGCTCACTCACACTAAAGAGAAGGCAGAGAAGCGTCACCAGTGTACTGTCTGTACTAAACGTTTTCCACATACTGGTGATTTGAATGTTCATATGCGTTCACATACCAAAGAAAAGCCTTATGAGTGTACAGTCTGCACAAAAAAGTTCTCTGTTACCGGTCATTTGAAGAGACACATGCTCATTCATACCAATAAGTCTCATCAGTGTACAATGTGTACCAAAAGGTTCCGATGTTATTATGATATGATTAACCATATGCGTATCCACACCAATGAAAAGCATCACCAGTGTACAGTTTGTACAAAACGCTTCATCATGTCTGGTGATTTGACCAAGCATATGCGCACTCATACTAAAGACAAGCCGTACCACTGTACAGTCTGTAACGAAAAATTCTCTGTTTCTAGTAATTTGCGTAGGCATTTTAAGCGTATTCACGCAAAATAG
- the LOC111064246 gene encoding zinc finger protein 271 isoform X3, protein MHWCMKKEILAEEQESSILGSPLAKQVDETVSNKGKGVEEEKEQTLNKHITLLDAYVKLYQIESLDRISRTVYREQSSNDDYEPSSAASESISSEGEENDVEMIEGEEDSVAHKTGVDKRHQCRVCSKRFLYSCRLKRHMLTHTKEKAEKRHQCTVCTKRFPHTGDLNVHMRSHTKEKPYECTVCTKKFSVTGHLKRHMLIHTNKSHQCTMCTKRFRCYYDMINHMRIHTNEKHHQCTVCTKRFIMSGDLTKHMRTHTKDKPYHCTVCNEKFSVSSNLRRHFKRIHAK, encoded by the exons GAGTCATCCATCCTTGGTTCTCCATTGGCTAAACAAGTGGATGAAACCGTATCAAACAAAGGCAAAGGtgtagaggaagagaaagaacaaACATTGAACAAAC ATATAACTTTACTCGACGCTTATGTCAAACTCTATCAAATAGAATCGCTCGATAGAATCTCCAGAACTGTTTACCGGGAACAGAGCTCAAATGATGATTAT GAGCCGTCATCAGCTGCTAGTGAAAGTATTTCAtctgaaggagaagaaaatgatgTTGAAATGATAGAAGGGGAGGAAGACAGTGTTGCACACAAAACTGGTGTTGACAAACGTCATCAGTGTAGAGTATGTTccaaaagattcttatattcGTGTCGTTTGAAAAGACATATGCTCACTCACACTAAAGAGAAGGCAGAGAAGCGTCACCAGTGTACTGTCTGTACTAAACGTTTTCCACATACTGGTGATTTGAATGTTCATATGCGTTCACATACCAAAGAAAAGCCTTATGAGTGTACAGTCTGCACAAAAAAGTTCTCTGTTACCGGTCATTTGAAGAGACACATGCTCATTCATACCAATAAGTCTCATCAGTGTACAATGTGTACCAAAAGGTTCCGATGTTATTATGATATGATTAACCATATGCGTATCCACACCAATGAAAAGCATCACCAGTGTACAGTTTGTACAAAACGCTTCATCATGTCTGGTGATTTGACCAAGCATATGCGCACTCATACTAAAGACAAGCCGTACCACTGTACAGTCTGTAACGAAAAATTCTCTGTTTCTAGTAATTTGCGTAGGCATTTTAAGCGTATTCACGCAAAATAG
- the LOC111064262 gene encoding peroxisomal membrane protein PMP34 isoform X5 — translation MMELVQEEGFSTLYRGIVPVLQSLCVSNFVYFYTFHGLKSINGEKSRSAGKDLILASIAGIVNVLTTTPLWVANTRLKMSGLKSKSTSYNGILDGLIKISRSEGIGALWNGTLPSLILVINPALQMATYEALKRRFKGVQLSALNYFVMAAISKAVATVLTYPLQLIQTKLRHGHNYKQLHRDAGTLDLILYILRIYGPMGLYRGMEAKILQTVMTAALMFSAYEKITGLVFKMLLNNTKIAH, via the exons ATGATGGAACTTGTCCAAGAAGAAGGATT tTCTACACTTTATAGAGGTATAGTTCCAGTCTTACAAAGTCTCTGTGTCTcgaattttgtatatttttacaCATTCCATGGACTGAAGTCGATTAACGGAGAAAAATCTCGATCAGCAGGCAAAGATCTCATATTGGCGTCGATAGCTG GTATTGTCAATGTTCTCACAACAACACCTTTATGGGTAGCCAACACTCGTTTAAAAATGTCTGGTTTAAAAAGTAAATCAACTTCATACAATGGAATATTGG ATGGTTTAATAAAAATCAGCCGCAGCGAAGGAATAGGAGCGCTATGGAACGGCACTCTACCGTCGTTGATTCTAGTGATCAACCCGGCTCTGCAGATGGCCACCTACGAGGCGCTCAAGAGGCGCTTCAAGGGCGTCCAACTGTCGGCTCTCAACTACTTTGTGATGGCCGCCATTTCTAAAGCCGTCGCCACTGTCCTCACCTATCCGCTGCAGCTCATTCAAACCAAACTCAGACATGGTCATAACTACAAACAGCTGCATAGGGATGCTGGCACTTTGGATTTGATTCTTTACATCCTCAG GATCTACGGGCCAATGGGACTCTACAGAGGGATGGAAGCAAAAATCCTTCAAACAGTAATGACAGCCGCTCTCATGTTCTCGGCATATGAAAAAATTACAGGACTTGTGTTCAAAATGCTTCTTAATAACACCAAGATAGCTCACTGA
- the LOC111064262 gene encoding peroxisomal membrane protein PMP34 isoform X1 encodes MAEDSQYTKGSVVGMATFFPLDTVRSRLQLDEKRESKNTLAVMMELVQEEGFSTLYRGIVPVLQSLCVSNFVYFYTFHGLKSINGEKSRSAGKDLILASIAGIVNVLTTTPLWVANTRLKMSGLKSKSTSYNGILDGLIKISRSEGIGALWNGTLPSLILVINPALQMATYEALKRRFKGVQLSALNYFVMAAISKAVATVLTYPLQLIQTKLRHGHNYKQLHRDAGTLDLILYILRIYGPMGLYRGMEAKILQTVMTAALMFSAYEKITGLVFKMLLNNTKIAH; translated from the exons TGGATGAGAAAAGAGAATCAAAAAATACACTGGCAGTTATGATGGAACTTGTCCAAGAAGAAGGATT tTCTACACTTTATAGAGGTATAGTTCCAGTCTTACAAAGTCTCTGTGTCTcgaattttgtatatttttacaCATTCCATGGACTGAAGTCGATTAACGGAGAAAAATCTCGATCAGCAGGCAAAGATCTCATATTGGCGTCGATAGCTG GTATTGTCAATGTTCTCACAACAACACCTTTATGGGTAGCCAACACTCGTTTAAAAATGTCTGGTTTAAAAAGTAAATCAACTTCATACAATGGAATATTGG ATGGTTTAATAAAAATCAGCCGCAGCGAAGGAATAGGAGCGCTATGGAACGGCACTCTACCGTCGTTGATTCTAGTGATCAACCCGGCTCTGCAGATGGCCACCTACGAGGCGCTCAAGAGGCGCTTCAAGGGCGTCCAACTGTCGGCTCTCAACTACTTTGTGATGGCCGCCATTTCTAAAGCCGTCGCCACTGTCCTCACCTATCCGCTGCAGCTCATTCAAACCAAACTCAGACATGGTCATAACTACAAACAGCTGCATAGGGATGCTGGCACTTTGGATTTGATTCTTTACATCCTCAG GATCTACGGGCCAATGGGACTCTACAGAGGGATGGAAGCAAAAATCCTTCAAACAGTAATGACAGCCGCTCTCATGTTCTCGGCATATGAAAAAATTACAGGACTTGTGTTCAAAATGCTTCTTAATAACACCAAGATAGCTCACTGA
- the LOC111064262 gene encoding peroxisomal membrane protein PMP34 isoform X4 produces MDEKRESKNTLAVMMELVQEEGFSTLYRGIVPVLQSLCVSNFVYFYTFHGLKSINGEKSRSAGKDLILASIAGIVNVLTTTPLWVANTRLKMSGLKSKSTSYNGILDGLIKISRSEGIGALWNGTLPSLILVINPALQMATYEALKRRFKGVQLSALNYFVMAAISKAVATVLTYPLQLIQTKLRHGHNYKQLHRDAGTLDLILYILRIYGPMGLYRGMEAKILQTVMTAALMFSAYEKITGLVFKMLLNNTKIAH; encoded by the exons TGGATGAGAAAAGAGAATCAAAAAATACACTGGCAGTTATGATGGAACTTGTCCAAGAAGAAGGATT tTCTACACTTTATAGAGGTATAGTTCCAGTCTTACAAAGTCTCTGTGTCTcgaattttgtatatttttacaCATTCCATGGACTGAAGTCGATTAACGGAGAAAAATCTCGATCAGCAGGCAAAGATCTCATATTGGCGTCGATAGCTG GTATTGTCAATGTTCTCACAACAACACCTTTATGGGTAGCCAACACTCGTTTAAAAATGTCTGGTTTAAAAAGTAAATCAACTTCATACAATGGAATATTGG ATGGTTTAATAAAAATCAGCCGCAGCGAAGGAATAGGAGCGCTATGGAACGGCACTCTACCGTCGTTGATTCTAGTGATCAACCCGGCTCTGCAGATGGCCACCTACGAGGCGCTCAAGAGGCGCTTCAAGGGCGTCCAACTGTCGGCTCTCAACTACTTTGTGATGGCCGCCATTTCTAAAGCCGTCGCCACTGTCCTCACCTATCCGCTGCAGCTCATTCAAACCAAACTCAGACATGGTCATAACTACAAACAGCTGCATAGGGATGCTGGCACTTTGGATTTGATTCTTTACATCCTCAG GATCTACGGGCCAATGGGACTCTACAGAGGGATGGAAGCAAAAATCCTTCAAACAGTAATGACAGCCGCTCTCATGTTCTCGGCATATGAAAAAATTACAGGACTTGTGTTCAAAATGCTTCTTAATAACACCAAGATAGCTCACTGA